GTTTTGCAGGCTACCACCTTAACAGAGATAATCTACTCTATTTCTTAATAATTTCTCTTATTATATCACCAGTGCTGAGTATACCGACTGGACGATCTGAAGCTCCCACGCCTGGTTCCGATAAAACGACTAACCTGTGGATGCCTCTATTCATCATGATCCTGGCAGCTTCATCTAATGTGATAGACGGCTCAACTGATTGAATATTGGAACTCATTATGGTTTCTGCTGTAGAATTAAGTATCGATCTATCCATAACAGCTTGAAGTACATCCATTTCAGAAATTAATCCCATGATCTCCCCGTTGTGATCAGTTACTGTTACAGCAGAGACATTCTGTTGTATCATCTTCTCTGCCACTTCCCTTATGGAAAGATCCATTCGAACAGAAACCACACCCCTGGTCATGATATCCCTTAATAGTCTATTCATTGGTTTCATTATTATTACTCTCACCCTATAATTATAAATGATTTGATAGAATAAATAACTATCTAACATAAATAAAAATGTGAAACTGAAATGAAATAAAATCTAAATAAATAAGTATCATAAGAACCTTTGAATGTCGTTAGGCGATGTAAATGTGCACATATGTCTCAAGAAATATAGGAAAATCAGTGAGATTGGAACGGATTTTCGACAGAAAAACTGGAAATACGATCATAATTCCAATGGATCATGGTGTAGGAGCCGGGCCTATTAAAGGTTTAGTAAACCTTTCAGATATGGTAAATAAAGTAGCAGACGGGGGTGCCAATGCTGTTCTTGGACACATGGGACTGCCCAAATACGGGCATCGTGGTTATGGCAGGGATGTGGGGTTGATCATACATCTTTCCGCATCCACTTCTCTTGGACCTGATCCTAATCACAAAGTACTGGTAACCACTGTTGAAGAGGCAATTAAGGTTGGAGCAGACTGCGTTTCTGTACATATAAACATCGGAGCTGATGACGAAGCTGAGATGCTGAAAGGGTTAGGGAAGACTGCCCGAAAATGTGATGAATGGGGTATGCCTTTGCTGGCTATGATGTATCCACGGGGTCCAAAAGTCGAGGCGGAACATGATGTGGAATATGTAAAACATTCAGCAAGGGTTGGTGCTGAACTTGGTGCTGACATTATTAAGACAAATTATACAGGTGATACAGATTCGTTCAGGGACGTGGTGGAAGGCTGTCCGGTACCTGTGGTCGTGGCTGGAGGGCCTAAAGTGGAAACCGAACGTGATCTTTTGAATATGGTATATGATTCGAAACAGGCAGGTGGCCGGGGAGTTGCAATTGGAAGAAACGTGTTTCAAGCCGATGATCCCACAGCCCTTGTGGAAAAAATCTCCAAAATAATACATCAGGATTATTCTGTAGACGAGGTCTATAAATAATATGCCTTCTCTTGCTATTGAAATAACAAAACTTAAACTGGAAAATCCTATTATTTTGGCTGCTGGTGTTTTGGGTACCACTGGTTCATCCCTTAAACGAATGGCTGACTCGGGTGCTGGGGCAGTGGTCACAAAGTCCATAGGTTCAGAACCAAAAGAGGGGCACCCAAATCCAACTATGGTCAAACTAGACTGTGGATTTTTAAATGCAATGGGTTTGCCCAACCCGTCCTACAAAGATTTCCAGGATGAACTGGCAGCGGCCAAGCTAGGTGGTATTCCGGTAATAGCCAGTGTCTTTGGTGCGCATCCCGATGAATTTGCAGAAATTATCAATGGTCTTCAAGGGGCAGATGCTTATGAATTAAATGTGAGCTGTCCCCACGCCAGTGGATATGGTGCAGTCGTTGGCACGGATCCTGTATTGGTTGAAGATATAACCAGGGCTGCAAAAAAAGCTGCGAAGGCCCCCGTTTGGGTCAAACTGACACCCAATGTTACAGATATCGTCGAGATAGGTGAAGCTGCCCAAAAAGGGGATGCAGA
This Methanosarcinales archaeon DNA region includes the following protein-coding sequences:
- a CDS encoding CBS domain-containing protein — encoded protein: MKPMNRLLRDIMTRGVVSVRMDLSIREVAEKMIQQNVSAVTVTDHNGEIMGLISEMDVLQAVMDRSILNSTAETIMSSNIQSVEPSITLDEAARIMMNRGIHRLVVLSEPGVGASDRPVGILSTGDIIREIIKK
- a CDS encoding class I fructose-bisphosphate aldolase family protein; translation: MCTYVSRNIGKSVRLERIFDRKTGNTIIIPMDHGVGAGPIKGLVNLSDMVNKVADGGANAVLGHMGLPKYGHRGYGRDVGLIIHLSASTSLGPDPNHKVLVTTVEEAIKVGADCVSVHINIGADDEAEMLKGLGKTARKCDEWGMPLLAMMYPRGPKVEAEHDVEYVKHSARVGAELGADIIKTNYTGDTDSFRDVVEGCPVPVVVAGGPKVETERDLLNMVYDSKQAGGRGVAIGRNVFQADDPTALVEKISKIIHQDYSVDEVYK
- a CDS encoding dihydroorotate dehydrogenase, with translation MPSLAIEITKLKLENPIILAAGVLGTTGSSLKRMADSGAGAVVTKSIGSEPKEGHPNPTMVKLDCGFLNAMGLPNPSYKDFQDELAAAKLGGIPVIASVFGAHPDEFAEIINGLQGADAYELNVSCPHASGYGAVVGTDPVLVEDITRAAKKAAKAPVWVKLTPNVTDIVEIGEAAQKGDADAVVAINTVRGMAVDIHSGYPLLGNIYGGLSGKAIRPVAVKCIFDLYKALDIPIIGVGGVESWQDVVEMMMAGASAVQIGSAVHDNINIFNQICTGLTRYLSDTNYTLHEIIGLAHRRMDQ